One window from the genome of Pseudanabaena yagii GIHE-NHR1 encodes:
- a CDS encoding TldD/PmbA family protein encodes MSSALSVEKLVSDAKETASKLGIKKFDIYGAIVDETSAEVDSGAPKQVSASNRASITVRVWNDEGTVGVTSTTNIDRVGLELALQSAHEASFFGAKENIPDFSPEAIADIPAREPQTAPQTAIEQLVETLLGAEKELLDAHPAIAGVPYNGLSQRDLSRFYLNSDGAMRNESSSYSSIYLYTKTEEEGRKPRSAGAYRISRDFASLDVKGCVEETAEKTISHLNYDKIKSGKYLVVFSPEAFLSLISAFSSLFNAQSILDKNSLSTPESLGTQIASPLLDVSDDELHVGNIGASTFDGEGTPTRRIPLIVNGILTNFLHSSVTAKRLNAQPTGNGSVGAKVSVSPNFFHIERSKAANSTNEKVYDLATVENVILIDDLQALHAGVQASQGSFSLPFDGWLVNKGDRMSIEAATVAGDILELLKAIVYVEPEVKITPSGVAPQVWVEGLSITGEA; translated from the coding sequence ATGTCATCAGCGCTCAGTGTAGAAAAATTAGTCTCCGATGCCAAAGAGACCGCTAGCAAATTAGGAATTAAAAAATTTGATATTTACGGCGCGATCGTCGATGAAACTAGCGCTGAAGTCGATAGTGGCGCACCCAAACAAGTATCCGCATCCAATCGCGCCAGCATCACCGTGCGCGTCTGGAATGATGAGGGAACTGTCGGCGTTACTTCTACCACCAATATCGATCGCGTTGGCTTAGAACTTGCACTCCAAAGCGCCCATGAAGCTAGTTTCTTTGGTGCTAAAGAAAATATTCCTGATTTTAGTCCTGAAGCGATTGCTGATATTCCTGCACGCGAGCCACAAACTGCACCGCAAACTGCGATCGAGCAACTCGTAGAAACACTTTTGGGTGCTGAGAAGGAATTGTTAGATGCACATCCTGCGATCGCAGGGGTTCCCTATAATGGACTTTCTCAACGCGATCTCAGCCGCTTCTATCTCAATAGTGATGGTGCAATGCGAAATGAAAGTAGTTCCTATAGCTCCATTTATCTCTATACTAAAACTGAAGAAGAAGGCAGAAAACCTCGCAGTGCAGGAGCCTATCGCATTAGCCGAGACTTTGCGAGTTTAGATGTCAAGGGTTGTGTTGAGGAAACTGCCGAGAAAACAATTAGTCATTTGAACTATGACAAAATCAAATCTGGCAAATACTTAGTCGTATTTTCTCCCGAAGCATTTCTGAGCTTGATTAGTGCGTTCTCTAGTCTCTTCAATGCCCAAAGCATTCTTGATAAAAACAGTCTCTCTACACCCGAATCGCTTGGTACTCAGATTGCCTCACCCCTGCTAGATGTGAGCGATGATGAACTCCATGTGGGTAACATTGGCGCATCCACCTTTGATGGCGAAGGAACTCCCACTCGCCGCATTCCTTTAATCGTAAATGGGATTTTAACTAATTTCCTCCATAGTTCTGTAACCGCAAAACGCTTAAATGCTCAACCGACGGGTAATGGGAGTGTTGGCGCAAAGGTTTCCGTCAGTCCCAACTTCTTCCATATTGAGCGTAGTAAAGCTGCTAATTCTACCAATGAGAAAGTCTATGACTTGGCAACGGTTGAGAATGTAATTTTGATTGATGATTTGCAAGCACTCCATGCGGGTGTGCAAGCATCTCAAGGTTCTTTCTCTCTGCCCTTTGATGGTTGGCTAGTGAATAAAGGCGATCGCATGAGTATCGAGGCAGCAACGGTCGCTGGTGATATTTTGGAATTGCTCAAGGCGATCGTCTATGTCGAGCCAGAG